From one Plantibacter flavus genomic stretch:
- the mvaD gene encoding diphosphomevalonate decarboxylase has translation MTPTPQQHAETASADGAATALANPNIALVKYWGKRDEALILPWTGSLSLTLDAAPTTTTVRLTDAPDDVVLLGGRALEGTARSRVTRFIDLVRALADRDERVTVDSHNEIPTGAGLASSASGFAALALAASTAFGLDLDRRALSRLARRGSGSASRSIFDGIAVWHAGHDDESSFAEAVPARGLELGMVLTVLDARAKSVSSRDGMRRTVDTSPYYPAWVERTPVELEEMLAAIARADFTAVGTIAERNAMRMHATMLGAEPPVRYWGPASVELLDLVANLRGDGLECYATMDAGPNVKILCRADAVDELATRILEAQPDIGVIPARAGRGARLITSEPGGSAGEQTTEGAR, from the coding sequence GTGACCCCGACCCCACAGCAGCACGCCGAGACCGCGTCGGCCGACGGCGCCGCGACCGCGCTGGCCAACCCCAACATCGCCCTCGTCAAGTACTGGGGCAAGCGGGACGAGGCGCTCATCCTCCCGTGGACCGGAAGCCTCTCACTGACCCTCGACGCAGCGCCCACGACGACGACGGTGCGACTGACGGACGCACCCGACGACGTCGTGCTCCTCGGCGGACGAGCCCTCGAGGGCACCGCCCGCTCCCGCGTCACACGCTTCATCGACCTCGTGCGCGCGCTCGCCGACCGAGACGAGCGCGTCACCGTCGACTCCCACAACGAGATCCCCACGGGCGCCGGCCTCGCCTCCTCGGCCTCCGGCTTCGCTGCACTGGCGCTCGCCGCATCGACCGCGTTCGGACTCGACCTCGATCGCCGTGCCCTCTCCCGGCTGGCGCGCCGTGGCTCGGGATCGGCCTCCCGCTCGATCTTCGACGGGATCGCCGTCTGGCACGCCGGGCACGACGACGAGAGCTCCTTCGCCGAGGCGGTGCCCGCGCGCGGACTCGAGCTCGGCATGGTCCTCACCGTCCTCGACGCCCGGGCCAAGTCGGTCTCCAGTCGCGACGGCATGCGGCGCACGGTCGACACCTCCCCGTACTACCCCGCCTGGGTCGAACGCACCCCCGTCGAACTCGAGGAGATGCTCGCCGCGATCGCCCGCGCCGACTTCACCGCGGTGGGCACGATCGCCGAGCGGAACGCGATGCGGATGCACGCCACGATGCTCGGCGCCGAGCCGCCGGTCAGGTACTGGGGACCGGCGAGCGTGGAACTGCTCGATCTCGTCGCAAACCTCAGAGGCGACGGCCTCGAATGCTATGCGACGATGGACGCCGGCCCGAACGTGAAGATCCTGTGTCGAGCCGACGCGGTCGACGAGCTCGCGACTCGGATCCTCGAGGCGCAGCCCGACATCGGCGTCATCCCCGCCAGAGCCGGACGGGGCGCGAGGCTCATCACCTCGGAGCCCGGCGGATCGGCGGGCGAGCAGACAACGGAAGGAGCGCGATGA
- the mvk gene encoding mevalonate kinase yields MTTEHTAATGRGFAHAKAILLGEHAVVYGSPAVALPIPSLRVEATARRIDGASVLDTEISLGPLDASDPLGTTVLETLAHVGAAPAGVEVVVRGTLPIGRGLGSSAAAANAIVDAVADLHGVALDDADRFELVQRGERVAHGTPSGLDARATSASTPILFTAGRVDHPPIRFGGSFVVADTGARGSTRKAVADVRAFVELHPERGRALLAELERGTVAGVADLAADRRDDLGTRMNTAQVVLDELGAGHPAITALIEVATANGALGAKLTGGGQGGCIITLAADPASARRISQALLEAGALGTWTIDAEDYA; encoded by the coding sequence ATGACGACAGAGCACACGGCTGCGACCGGTCGCGGCTTCGCGCACGCCAAAGCGATCCTGCTGGGCGAGCACGCCGTCGTCTACGGTTCTCCAGCCGTCGCCCTGCCCATCCCGTCGCTCCGGGTCGAGGCGACCGCCCGGCGCATCGACGGGGCCTCGGTCCTCGACACCGAGATCTCGCTCGGCCCGCTCGACGCCTCCGATCCGCTCGGGACCACCGTCCTCGAGACCCTCGCGCACGTCGGTGCGGCCCCGGCCGGCGTCGAGGTCGTCGTCCGCGGGACGCTGCCGATCGGACGGGGCCTCGGTTCGAGCGCCGCAGCGGCCAACGCGATCGTGGACGCCGTCGCCGACCTGCACGGCGTGGCGCTCGACGACGCCGACCGGTTCGAGCTCGTGCAGCGCGGCGAACGCGTCGCCCACGGGACGCCCAGCGGTCTCGACGCCCGGGCCACGAGCGCCTCGACACCCATCCTCTTCACCGCCGGCCGGGTCGACCATCCGCCGATCCGCTTCGGCGGCAGCTTCGTCGTGGCCGACACCGGTGCGCGCGGGTCGACCCGGAAGGCGGTCGCCGACGTCAGAGCCTTCGTCGAGCTGCACCCCGAGCGTGGCCGGGCGCTGCTGGCCGAGCTCGAACGCGGGACCGTGGCGGGCGTCGCCGACCTCGCCGCGGACCGCCGCGACGACCTCGGGACCCGCATGAACACGGCGCAGGTCGTCCTCGACGAACTCGGTGCCGGCCACCCCGCCATCACCGCGCTCATCGAGGTCGCCACGGCGAACGGCGCCCTCGGCGCGAAGCTCACGGGCGGCGGGCAGGGCGGATGCATCATCACCCTCGCCGCGGACCCCGCGTCAGCCCGACGCATCTCGCAAGCCCTCCTCGAGGCCGGAGCACTCGGCACCTGGACGATCGACGCGGAGGACTACGCGTGA
- a CDS encoding glutamate synthase-related protein, translating into MISSSVPPRPRTAAPSPLPDLVDRQTDKSDCGVGFITRKDGVQSHDVIALGDTALCAIPHRGGMSSEGVGDGAGVQIDLSVDFFSSLVGKPLVAGRFGVANVFLPVDHGRIGDAEALIERSLVEAGFTVLLARAVPTVDAVLRPKAVQYQLPIRQWIFEPSDDASTEDLDRRAHAALLAIEATAYTDLTLDGLYPLSLSTRTQVLKGRLNSGEVIPYFADLADPLHRVRTLAFHTRFSTNTAPHPSMAQPFRLMAHNGELNTDRKNRLSETALAASRGRKIIRARGQSDSSRLDQTLHSRVVEDGLELLEAVVSVMPPAWENDRTLSREVRAMLEYFSLVEEKNDGPAALIFNDGTTVGARLDRLGLRPLRSVETADYLCVTSEAGQLPFPDDEVVHRGRIEAGGMLAYDHRTGTRLRTGEALELLAARKDYPAMLAASATDLDALEDRGVPVSAPTASADDAFAYRGGLSQVQRYVAYSLNQESFRFMTDPMLASGKERISAMGYGNAINALSDQEGGLAKYFSQRFAQVTNPPLDSIREADGMTLRVALGPKPGSGTVGTKQLVLRSPIVSEDELRRLSAQHESPVAWFDILYRPEVDAQANADALEAAVERVAAEVAGFAAENGGIAILSDRGVHAEGAALPLILVVAAVNQRLIDDGLRLRVSLVVDSGQLPSSHHVASALGFGASAVHPLAVRLRAEQQHPDEVEAAFRRFAYAAEKSLLKTMGRVGLCTVESYIGGEFFEPNYLDTSDPVLARAFPHLRAPVGGVGFAGIARTASAWHQRALTTSSDADVPLLGLFKERAEGAGHSYGTTAVRGFVDLTEEPVQLPRAGTTAVDRDGGTLGDDPLRLHTIGNLEDAFGIDDDAYQHTSFDALDDDEIDAFTITPGYRSFVQSMTTERRRRPAALRDVLVLPEDITRLTTPEEFARELDRLGPVGNSSIVVRGLRATRTEHGRHRLQLTGPLAGDLTRVSALGEYYVHRFGGEVTGHWISGGDLIVEATGSADDYFSMLVEGAESISTDLVQPASEITRSLASGAMSHGALVATAHEAVAHGTNMVGGMSNSGEGGEHLSRYGTIRGSRIKQFASGRFGVWAGYLADPMLQELEIKIGQGAKPGEGGQLPAPKVTVDIAAARGGTPGIELVSPPPHHDTYSIEDLAQLIHDCKAARVRVVVKLVSSEGIGTIAVGVAKAGADVINVAGNTGGTGAAAVTSLKYAGRSAEIGIAEVHQALSANGLRSKVTLRCSGAHQTGRDVVISALLGGDSFEFGTTALMMLKCVMAKNCNVKCPAGLTTNPETFDGDPRALAQYLLNIAHDVRERLAILGLRSLREARGRTDLLHLVDHPAAVADLDLRAMLAVVPEVVVTDPVYLEKDFTLDDALIERVRAGLFDDGRTTLDLGAEDADGGIRLGNRWRSVGGQLAIDLERILNHELDDAQAVAIPSVVTDDRGHRSLAADTVTIRTEHSAGQSYAAFCVDGLHWRHTGTCNDGVGKSASGGTIAILSPGGGSSEDGGNVLIGNFALFGATGGRTFVQGEAGDRFAVRNSGATAVVEGVGDYACEYMTNGAVLNLGGFGIGFGNGMSGGFVYQYDPRGELPSKVSADSLLLGSITEGEQAAFHEAAVLLLLEWHVEATGSPLASRLLAEWDTARHQFVFGMPRALLLYQDSDAILAAKSRKELLDELGAALAAQQLRTFKLDYRDRRPVRGGRAPGLGEPAADPQDVYALLTSYTVLKLAQEVALSRTPGVDDPSHPLVQASVRTLILTEDFFVMQRVQRAARELLERYDDGALAAMIAAKRLHDYTEALRLRNVRSIDHPGTTGWIMHQHAKNRARSAATGGAEALLASAALAELTLAGGR; encoded by the coding sequence GTGATCTCGTCTTCCGTTCCACCGCGCCCGCGCACCGCAGCACCATCGCCCCTGCCCGACCTCGTCGATCGCCAGACCGACAAGAGCGACTGCGGCGTCGGCTTCATCACCCGTAAGGACGGCGTGCAGAGCCACGACGTCATCGCCCTCGGCGACACCGCCCTGTGCGCCATCCCCCACCGCGGCGGCATGTCCTCCGAGGGTGTCGGCGACGGAGCGGGCGTGCAGATCGACCTCTCGGTCGACTTCTTCAGCTCCCTCGTCGGCAAACCACTCGTCGCCGGGCGGTTCGGCGTCGCGAACGTCTTCCTCCCGGTCGACCACGGTCGGATCGGCGACGCCGAGGCGCTCATCGAACGCTCGCTCGTCGAGGCCGGCTTCACCGTGCTGCTCGCCCGTGCCGTGCCGACGGTCGACGCCGTCCTGCGCCCGAAGGCCGTGCAGTACCAGCTGCCGATCCGGCAGTGGATCTTCGAGCCGTCGGACGACGCCTCCACGGAGGACCTCGACCGGCGCGCGCACGCGGCCCTGCTCGCGATCGAGGCCACCGCCTACACGGACCTCACCCTCGACGGCCTGTACCCGCTGTCGCTCAGCACGCGCACCCAGGTCCTGAAGGGACGCCTCAACTCCGGCGAGGTCATCCCCTACTTCGCCGACCTGGCCGACCCCCTGCACCGGGTGCGGACCCTCGCCTTCCACACCAGGTTCTCGACGAACACCGCTCCCCACCCGTCGATGGCGCAGCCCTTCCGCCTCATGGCGCACAACGGCGAGCTCAACACCGACCGCAAGAACCGTCTGTCCGAGACGGCGCTGGCGGCATCGCGGGGCCGGAAGATCATCCGGGCCAGGGGCCAGTCGGACAGCTCGCGCCTCGACCAGACGCTGCACAGCCGCGTCGTCGAGGACGGCCTCGAACTGCTCGAGGCGGTCGTATCGGTCATGCCCCCGGCCTGGGAGAACGATCGCACGCTGAGCCGCGAGGTTCGGGCGATGCTCGAGTACTTCTCGCTCGTCGAGGAGAAGAACGACGGCCCGGCCGCCCTCATCTTCAACGACGGCACGACCGTGGGCGCCCGGCTCGACCGCCTCGGCCTGCGCCCGCTGCGCAGCGTCGAGACGGCGGACTACCTCTGCGTCACCTCCGAGGCGGGGCAGCTGCCGTTCCCGGACGACGAGGTGGTCCACCGCGGTCGCATCGAGGCCGGCGGCATGCTCGCCTACGACCACCGCACGGGCACGCGTCTCCGAACGGGCGAGGCGCTCGAGCTCCTCGCGGCACGCAAGGACTACCCGGCGATGCTCGCCGCATCGGCCACCGACCTCGACGCGCTCGAGGACCGGGGCGTCCCGGTGTCGGCACCGACGGCCTCGGCGGACGACGCGTTCGCCTACCGCGGTGGGCTGAGCCAGGTGCAGCGCTATGTCGCCTACTCCCTCAACCAGGAGAGCTTCCGGTTCATGACGGACCCGATGCTCGCCTCGGGCAAGGAGCGGATCTCGGCGATGGGCTACGGCAACGCCATCAACGCCCTGTCCGACCAGGAGGGCGGCCTGGCGAAGTACTTCTCCCAGCGCTTCGCCCAGGTGACCAACCCGCCGCTCGACAGCATCCGTGAGGCTGACGGCATGACCCTGCGGGTCGCGCTCGGTCCGAAGCCCGGTAGCGGCACGGTCGGCACGAAGCAGCTCGTCCTCCGATCCCCCATCGTCAGCGAGGACGAACTGCGGCGCCTCAGCGCTCAACACGAGTCGCCGGTCGCGTGGTTCGACATCCTCTACCGGCCCGAGGTGGACGCGCAGGCGAACGCCGACGCGCTCGAGGCCGCCGTCGAGCGCGTGGCCGCGGAGGTCGCCGGGTTCGCCGCAGAGAACGGCGGTATCGCGATCCTCAGCGACCGCGGCGTCCACGCGGAGGGTGCCGCCCTGCCGCTCATCCTCGTCGTGGCGGCCGTCAACCAGCGACTCATCGACGACGGCCTCCGGCTCCGCGTGTCGCTCGTGGTCGACAGCGGCCAGCTGCCGTCCTCGCACCACGTCGCCTCCGCCCTCGGCTTCGGTGCGTCGGCGGTGCACCCGCTCGCGGTCCGCCTCCGCGCCGAGCAGCAGCACCCCGACGAGGTGGAAGCCGCGTTCCGACGGTTCGCGTACGCCGCCGAGAAGTCGCTCCTGAAGACCATGGGTCGGGTCGGCCTGTGCACCGTCGAGAGCTACATCGGCGGCGAGTTCTTCGAGCCGAACTACCTCGACACGAGCGACCCCGTGCTCGCGCGCGCCTTCCCGCACCTCCGCGCCCCCGTCGGCGGCGTCGGGTTCGCCGGGATCGCCCGGACGGCGAGCGCCTGGCACCAGCGCGCCCTGACGACGTCGAGCGACGCGGACGTCCCGCTCCTCGGCCTGTTCAAGGAACGCGCCGAGGGCGCCGGCCACTCCTACGGGACGACCGCGGTCCGCGGCTTCGTCGACCTCACCGAGGAGCCCGTGCAGCTGCCGCGAGCGGGCACGACCGCCGTCGACCGCGACGGCGGCACGCTCGGCGACGACCCGCTGCGCCTCCACACCATCGGGAACCTCGAGGACGCGTTCGGGATCGACGACGACGCCTACCAGCACACCTCCTTCGACGCCCTCGACGACGACGAGATCGACGCCTTCACCATCACGCCCGGCTACCGCTCCTTCGTCCAGTCGATGACCACCGAGCGGCGCCGTCGCCCGGCCGCCCTCCGCGACGTGCTCGTGCTGCCCGAGGACATCACCCGGCTGACCACCCCGGAGGAGTTCGCGCGCGAGCTCGATCGGCTCGGCCCCGTCGGCAACTCCTCGATCGTCGTCCGCGGCCTGCGCGCGACGCGGACCGAGCATGGTCGGCACCGGCTGCAGCTCACGGGACCGCTCGCGGGCGACCTCACCCGGGTCTCGGCGCTCGGCGAGTACTACGTCCACCGCTTCGGCGGCGAGGTGACGGGGCACTGGATCTCCGGTGGCGACCTCATCGTCGAGGCGACGGGGTCCGCCGACGACTACTTCTCGATGCTCGTCGAGGGTGCCGAGAGCATCTCGACCGACCTCGTCCAGCCGGCGAGCGAGATCACCCGATCCCTCGCGTCCGGGGCGATGAGCCACGGCGCGCTCGTGGCGACCGCGCACGAGGCGGTGGCCCACGGCACCAACATGGTCGGCGGGATGTCGAACAGCGGCGAGGGCGGCGAACACCTGTCCCGCTACGGGACGATCCGCGGCTCACGCATCAAGCAGTTCGCCTCCGGGCGCTTCGGCGTCTGGGCCGGCTACCTCGCCGACCCGATGCTGCAGGAACTCGAGATCAAGATCGGCCAGGGCGCCAAGCCCGGCGAGGGCGGTCAGCTCCCGGCTCCCAAGGTGACGGTGGACATCGCCGCCGCCCGGGGTGGCACGCCCGGCATCGAGCTCGTCTCGCCGCCGCCGCATCACGACACCTACTCGATCGAGGACCTCGCGCAGCTCATCCACGACTGCAAGGCGGCACGGGTCCGCGTCGTCGTCAAGCTCGTCTCCTCCGAGGGCATCGGCACGATCGCCGTCGGCGTCGCCAAGGCCGGTGCCGACGTCATCAATGTGGCCGGCAACACCGGTGGGACCGGCGCAGCCGCCGTGACGAGCCTCAAGTACGCCGGACGCAGCGCCGAGATCGGCATCGCCGAGGTCCACCAGGCCCTCAGCGCGAACGGTCTGCGGTCGAAGGTCACCCTGCGCTGCTCCGGCGCGCACCAGACCGGTCGCGACGTCGTCATCTCCGCCCTGCTCGGCGGCGACAGCTTCGAGTTCGGGACCACCGCGCTCATGATGCTCAAGTGCGTCATGGCGAAGAACTGCAACGTGAAGTGCCCGGCCGGTCTCACGACCAACCCGGAGACCTTCGACGGCGACCCACGCGCGCTCGCGCAGTACCTCCTGAACATCGCGCACGACGTCCGCGAGCGGCTCGCCATCCTCGGCCTCCGCTCGCTCCGCGAAGCCCGCGGTCGCACCGACCTCCTCCACCTCGTCGACCACCCGGCCGCCGTCGCGGACCTCGACCTGCGGGCCATGCTCGCGGTCGTCCCCGAGGTCGTCGTCACCGACCCCGTCTACCTGGAGAAGGACTTCACGCTCGACGACGCCCTCATCGAGCGGGTACGGGCAGGACTCTTCGACGACGGCCGGACGACGCTCGACCTCGGAGCCGAGGACGCCGACGGCGGGATCCGCCTCGGCAACCGCTGGCGTTCCGTGGGCGGGCAGCTCGCGATCGACCTCGAGCGCATCCTCAACCACGAGCTCGACGACGCCCAGGCGGTGGCGATCCCGTCCGTCGTCACCGACGACCGCGGCCACCGTTCGCTCGCCGCCGACACCGTGACCATCCGCACCGAGCACTCCGCGGGGCAGTCGTACGCGGCGTTCTGCGTCGACGGCCTGCACTGGCGGCACACCGGCACCTGCAACGACGGCGTCGGGAAGAGCGCCTCCGGTGGCACCATCGCGATCCTCTCCCCCGGCGGCGGCAGCTCGGAGGACGGCGGCAACGTCCTCATCGGCAACTTCGCGCTCTTCGGGGCGACCGGCGGACGCACCTTCGTCCAGGGCGAGGCCGGCGACCGCTTCGCCGTCCGCAACTCGGGCGCCACCGCGGTCGTCGAGGGCGTCGGCGATTACGCCTGCGAGTACATGACCAACGGCGCCGTGCTGAACCTCGGCGGCTTCGGTATCGGCTTCGGCAACGGGATGAGCGGTGGCTTCGTCTACCAGTACGACCCGCGGGGCGAACTGCCGAGCAAGGTCAGTGCGGACTCGCTCCTCCTCGGATCGATCACCGAGGGCGAGCAGGCCGCGTTCCACGAGGCCGCCGTACTCCTGCTGCTGGAGTGGCACGTCGAGGCGACCGGCTCGCCGCTCGCCTCCCGGTTGCTCGCCGAGTGGGACACGGCGAGGCACCAGTTCGTGTTCGGCATGCCCCGCGCGCTGCTCCTCTACCAGGACAGCGACGCGATCCTCGCGGCCAAGAGCCGGAAGGAACTCCTCGACGAGCTCGGCGCGGCCCTCGCGGCACAGCAGCTCCGCACCTTCAAGCTCGACTACCGCGACCGCCGGCCGGTCCGCGGCGGTCGTGCCCCCGGACTCGGCGAACCGGCGGCGGACCCGCAGGACGTCTACGCACTCCTCACGAGCTACACGGTGCTGAAGCTCGCCCAGGAGGTCGCGCTGTCCCGCACACCCGGCGTCGACGACCCGTCGCACCCGCTCGTGCAGGCGAGCGTGCGCACGCTCATCCTCACCGAGGACTTCTTCGTCATGCAGCGGGTGCAGCGGGCGGCTCGAGAGCTGCTCGAACGGTACGACGACGGGGCGCTCGCCGCCATGATCGCGGCGAAGCGACTCCACGACTACACGGAGGCCCTGCGGCTGCGGAACGTGCGGTCGATCGACCACCCGGGCACCACGGGGTGGATCATGCACCAGCACGCCAAGAACCGTGCCCGATCCGCAGCGACCGGTGGCGCCGAAGCACTCCTTGCATCGGCCGCTCTGGCCGAACTGACGCTGGCGGGTGGCCGATGA
- a CDS encoding sulfite reductase subunit alpha yields MTETRTPTAIGSSPVLFEALAALGSSADDPFIPADAPFSPEQRVWLAGFLAGVRSSAIDATDAGGRTPQLALHVLVGTQTGTAEAIAEDLGRAASGYGVAVTTIGLDDVEVDRLPTMGHVVVITSTYGEGEMPDNAELFWETLQASTAPRLDGLKFSVLALGDSGYDGFCQAGKLIDTRLEQLGAERILARVDCDVDYEEPAAAWTTQALSLFGALAPTDADAAPAPAPAAKPAKKPGRTRSPWTRKTPYGATLAVNRVLSGPASSKEIRHYEFDLGDSGIEYAAGDALGVMPSNDPALVDAIIAELDATADESVDGSTLADRLTNGFEIRTPSKDLVAELADRAPGSELAGILALAQAETLDSWLRDRDILDLLRSTAVRFDAASLLDVLRPLQHRAYSISSSPLAADGRVHLTVASVRYAVGDRLHGGVASTHLADRVAEGATSGIFVSANAGFRVPSDDDAPLIMVGPGTGIAPFRSFLQERRERGATGRNWLFFGDQHRAHDFIYEDELGELLTGGVLDRLDLAFSRDQREKVYVQTRMRENGKELYAWLEEGGHFAVCGDASRMAKDVDQALHELIAEHGGRSTEAAAEYVHTLKREKRYIRDVY; encoded by the coding sequence ATGACCGAGACACGGACACCGACGGCGATCGGATCGAGCCCGGTGCTCTTCGAGGCGCTCGCCGCGCTCGGCAGCAGCGCCGACGACCCGTTCATCCCGGCGGACGCACCGTTCAGCCCCGAGCAGCGTGTCTGGCTCGCCGGTTTCCTGGCCGGTGTCCGCTCCAGCGCGATCGACGCCACCGACGCAGGTGGCCGCACGCCGCAGCTCGCCCTGCACGTGCTCGTCGGGACGCAGACGGGCACCGCGGAGGCCATCGCGGAGGATCTCGGCCGAGCCGCCTCCGGCTACGGCGTGGCGGTGACGACGATCGGGCTCGACGACGTCGAGGTCGACCGGCTCCCGACGATGGGACACGTCGTCGTCATCACCTCCACGTACGGCGAAGGTGAGATGCCCGACAACGCCGAACTGTTCTGGGAGACGCTTCAGGCGAGCACCGCACCACGCCTCGACGGCCTGAAGTTCTCCGTGCTCGCGCTCGGCGACTCCGGATACGACGGGTTCTGCCAGGCGGGCAAGCTCATCGACACGCGCTTGGAGCAGCTCGGCGCGGAACGCATCCTCGCCCGCGTGGACTGCGACGTCGACTACGAGGAGCCCGCCGCGGCGTGGACCACGCAGGCGCTGTCGCTGTTCGGCGCCCTCGCCCCGACGGACGCCGATGCGGCACCCGCTCCCGCGCCGGCGGCCAAACCGGCGAAGAAGCCCGGCCGCACGCGTTCACCGTGGACCCGCAAGACGCCGTACGGCGCGACCCTCGCCGTCAACCGCGTCCTGTCCGGGCCCGCCTCGTCGAAGGAGATCCGGCACTACGAGTTCGACCTTGGCGACAGCGGCATCGAATACGCGGCCGGCGACGCCCTCGGCGTCATGCCGAGCAACGACCCGGCGCTCGTCGACGCCATCATCGCCGAACTGGACGCGACCGCGGACGAGTCGGTCGACGGCTCGACCCTGGCGGACCGGCTCACCAACGGGTTCGAGATCCGCACCCCGTCGAAGGACCTCGTGGCCGAGCTCGCCGACCGCGCGCCGGGCTCGGAGCTGGCGGGGATCCTCGCGCTCGCCCAGGCGGAGACGCTCGACTCCTGGTTGCGCGACCGCGACATCCTCGACCTCCTGCGCTCCACCGCGGTCCGGTTCGACGCCGCCTCGCTCCTCGACGTGCTGCGTCCGCTCCAGCACCGCGCGTACTCGATCTCGTCCAGTCCGCTGGCGGCCGACGGGCGCGTGCACCTCACCGTCGCGAGCGTCCGGTACGCGGTCGGCGACCGTCTGCACGGCGGCGTCGCGTCGACGCATCTCGCCGACCGGGTCGCGGAGGGTGCCACCAGCGGGATCTTCGTCTCCGCGAACGCTGGCTTCCGGGTGCCCTCGGACGACGATGCACCGCTCATCATGGTCGGCCCGGGAACCGGGATCGCGCCGTTCCGCTCGTTCCTCCAGGAGCGCCGCGAGCGCGGGGCGACGGGTCGGAACTGGCTGTTCTTCGGCGACCAGCACCGAGCGCACGACTTCATCTACGAGGACGAACTCGGCGAGCTGCTCACCGGAGGGGTGTTGGACCGTCTGGACCTCGCGTTCTCCCGCGACCAGCGCGAGAAGGTGTACGTCCAGACCCGGATGCGCGAGAACGGCAAGGAGCTCTACGCCTGGCTCGAGGAGGGCGGCCACTTCGCCGTCTGCGGTGACGCCTCACGGATGGCGAAGGACGTCGACCAGGCGCTGCACGAGCTCATCGCCGAACACGGCGGACGTTCGACGGAGGCCGCGGCCGAGTACGTGCACACGCTGAAACGCGAGAAGCGCTACATCCGCGACGTGTACTGA
- a CDS encoding 5-(carboxyamino)imidazole ribonucleotide synthase, whose product MSIRVGVIGGGQLARMMVPAAVNLGLDIRVLAEQEGMSARLATVEVGDYRDADTVLAFAETVDVITFDHEHVPQHVLRALVDAGVQVHPGPDALAVAQDKLLMRERLTELGLPVPDWARVHDQEELAAFLAEHGGKGVVKTPRGGYDGKGVRVVHGPNEVDDWFTALSEDANGGALLVEELVSFRRELAQLVARRPSGEVVPWRVVETVQLGGVCSEVIAPAPGSAGRLADTAEEIAVTVATALGVTGVLAVELFETDDDRLLINELAMRPHNSGHWTQDGSVTSQFEQHLRAVLDLPLGWTGCHRDWTVMVNVLGGPAEGTLDDRYPQVLGAHPLAKVHNYGKDPRPGRKVGHVNVAGDDLDDVVYEARAAAALLGAENA is encoded by the coding sequence ATGAGCATTCGCGTCGGAGTGATCGGCGGTGGTCAGCTGGCCAGGATGATGGTGCCCGCGGCCGTGAACCTCGGACTCGACATCCGGGTGCTCGCCGAGCAGGAGGGTATGTCCGCCCGGCTCGCCACCGTCGAGGTGGGCGACTACCGCGACGCCGACACGGTGCTCGCCTTCGCCGAGACGGTCGACGTCATCACCTTCGACCACGAGCACGTGCCACAGCACGTCCTGCGGGCGCTCGTCGATGCCGGTGTGCAGGTACACCCGGGACCGGACGCGCTCGCCGTCGCCCAGGACAAGCTGCTCATGCGCGAACGCCTCACGGAGCTCGGACTGCCGGTGCCCGACTGGGCGCGCGTGCACGATCAGGAGGAGCTCGCCGCCTTCCTCGCCGAGCACGGCGGGAAGGGCGTCGTGAAGACGCCACGTGGTGGCTACGACGGCAAGGGCGTCCGCGTCGTCCACGGACCGAACGAGGTCGACGACTGGTTCACAGCGCTCTCCGAGGACGCCAACGGCGGAGCACTGCTCGTCGAGGAGCTGGTGTCGTTCCGGCGCGAGCTCGCCCAGCTCGTCGCCCGGCGCCCGTCCGGCGAGGTGGTGCCGTGGCGCGTCGTCGAGACCGTCCAACTCGGTGGGGTGTGCAGCGAGGTCATCGCTCCGGCGCCCGGCTCGGCCGGTCGGCTCGCCGACACCGCGGAGGAGATCGCCGTGACCGTCGCGACCGCGCTCGGGGTGACGGGCGTCCTGGCCGTCGAACTCTTCGAGACCGACGACGACCGCCTGCTCATCAACGAACTCGCCATGCGTCCGCACAACAGCGGGCACTGGACGCAGGACGGTAGCGTCACGAGCCAGTTCGAGCAGCACCTGCGCGCCGTCCTCGACCTGCCCCTCGGCTGGACGGGCTGCCACCGCGATTGGACCGTCATGGTGAACGTCCTCGGCGGGCCCGCGGAAGGGACGCTCGACGACCGTTACCCGCAGGTCCTCGGTGCGCACCCGCTGGCGAAGGTGCACAACTATGGCAAGGACCCCCGCCCCGGGCGCAAGGTCGGCCACGTCAACGTCGCGGGCGACGATCTCGACGACGTCGTGTACGAGGCACGGGCCGCCGCGGCATTGCTCGGAGCCGAGAACGCCTGA